In Tripterygium wilfordii isolate XIE 37 chromosome 23, ASM1340144v1, whole genome shotgun sequence, one genomic interval encodes:
- the LOC119992584 gene encoding protein ELF4-LIKE 3-like: MEGDAFSGLVNGTQIDGKILQTCHKNFVQVQNILDQNRLLINEINQNHESKIPDNLSRNVGLIRELNNNIRRVVDLYADLSSSFTKSMDGSSEGDSSGALRSDGKGGHKRNRPA; encoded by the coding sequence ATGGAGGGTGATGCATTCTCAGGGCTTGTCAATGGTACCCAGATTGATGGCAAGATCCTTCAGACATGCCACAAGAATTTTGTTCAAGTCCAGAACATTTTGGATCAGAATAGGCTGCtcatcaatgaaataaaccagAACCATGAATCCAAGATCCCTGACAATCTCAGCAGAAATGTGGGTCTTATCAGGGAGCTCAACAATAACATCAGGAGAGTGGTTGACCTGTATGCTGACCTATCCAGTTCCTTCACCAAGTCCATGGATGGTTCTTCTGAGGGTGATTCTAGTGGTGCTTTGAGATCTGATGGAAAAGGAGGCCACAAGAGAAACAGGCCTGCATAG